The Fibrobacter sp. genome segment TATGCAGTTGAACCAGGGCTATATTCTATCGGTAATCCTGGTGAATCATCACCGGTACTGGTTACAGCAAATTACCGGTTGGCCTGCGATCACCTCCGTAAAGCAATGGAAAAAAGCAGTGCCTGGGTGCTGGTTATCGATACAAAAGGTATAAATGTATGGTGTGCTGCCGGAAAGGGGACTTTTGGAACTTCAGAGCTTATAAACAGAATTAACTGTACCAAACTCGATACCATTGTTAAACATAGAAGCCTTATTCTTCCACAACTGGGAGCGCCTGGTGTCTCAGCTCATAAGGTAACCAAAGCTACAGGATTCAGCATTTCTTATGGGCCCATTCTTGCAAATGATATTCCGGCTTATCTGGAAGCAGGTAAAGAGGCTACTGCCGATATGAGAACTATAAAATTCCCGCTTAGAGACCGAATGATACTGACACCGATAGAATTTTTTGCAGCTCTCAGAAAATATGTCTGGCTGATTCTGGGATTAATGGTGTTTATGGGTATTGAGTCTTCAGGGATACTCATTAAACCTGCATTTGTTAATTCGTGGCCGTTAATAATTTCCGGGTTAATTTCGGTAATTACCGGAAGTGTTCTTTTTCCTGTATTACTTCCATTTATTCCATTCAGAAGTTTCGCTTTAAAAGGTATGATTCTGGGAATAATTGTAATTATTCCATCGCTTTTATTTTATGATAAAATCTACTATGGAAATCCATTTTTGGCATCAGCTTCAATACTTTTTAATATTACACTGATTTCTTTCATTGCTCTGAATTTCACTGGATCTACACCATTTACCAATATTTCCGGTGTCAAGCGTGAAATGAAGTTTTCTGTACCAGTGTACATATCGATGTGTATTATATCATCGATCCTTCTTATTATCTTCAAATTGCAGAAATGGGGTGTCGTTTGAATTATCTGAAAAATGTGGTCTCTCTTAAATTGAATCGTGAAAAGTGTACCGGATGTGCACTATGTACAGATGTTTGTCCGCGAGGGGTTCTGCACATACAGAATCACAAAGTGGAAATAATCAACCGTGATCGATGCATAGAATGCGGCGCATGCAGCACTAATTGCGCATTCAATGCAATTTCTGTAAAATCGGGTGTTGGTTGTGCTCAGGCGTTTATTAATGCTATTATAACTGGCGGTGAGCCGGAATGCGGATGCAGCAAGAACGGTCGATCATCGTCTGGATGTTGCTGATATTATCTAAGAATGAGGGTACGACAATACGACAGTACGAGGGTACGATAGGATGTCGAAAGGTGACAGTATCTCCATAAGTCACTGTTTTTTAGGAATAGTCCATTGGTCAATATTTCGGATCATGTTTATAAGCATAGCATTTATATGTTCGCAATCATTA includes the following:
- a CDS encoding 4Fe-4S binding protein translates to MGCRLNYLKNVVSLKLNREKCTGCALCTDVCPRGVLHIQNHKVEIINRDRCIECGACSTNCAFNAISVKSGVGCAQAFINAIITGGEPECGCSKNGRSSSGCC